One Methanoculleus sp. 7T genomic window carries:
- a CDS encoding HAD family hydrolase, producing the protein MSVAVVFDSAGTLLRTYRVARDILNGEMLTEVETTTITFGAEGRVLVVLHLHSRDVIEAPEDQFLSEFLLERSIGFGVSCSRRVIPAEEVANVLYTDKQARIGDMQACIRKVWSCCKTESIVSMNSGVILNMDLSGIEFTVTTGGRPFDGAREAISDLHRMGVPAYIASGDRVTKLERMGDYLGIPRERVYGVATPSMKARIVEDLKERYDKVVMVGDAINDISAFRKADLAVLTEQQSDRKPEILYASVDRVIRNVSEVPGIVAELLKDTTATGESATI; encoded by the coding sequence ATGTCGGTTGCCGTAGTTTTTGATAGTGCGGGCACGCTTCTCCGGACCTACCGTGTAGCACGCGATATCCTCAATGGTGAGATGCTGACCGAGGTCGAGACCACGACCATCACGTTCGGGGCCGAGGGCAGAGTGCTCGTCGTCCTGCATCTCCATTCCCGTGACGTCATCGAGGCGCCCGAAGACCAGTTTCTCTCGGAGTTCCTGCTGGAGCGGTCGATTGGGTTCGGAGTCTCCTGCTCCCGGCGGGTCATCCCCGCCGAAGAGGTCGCAAACGTCCTCTACACCGATAAACAGGCCCGCATCGGGGATATGCAGGCATGCATCAGAAAGGTCTGGAGCTGCTGCAAAACTGAGTCGATCGTCTCCATGAACAGCGGGGTGATCCTGAACATGGACCTCTCCGGCATAGAGTTCACGGTGACGACGGGGGGGAGGCCGTTTGACGGCGCACGGGAGGCGATCAGCGACCTGCACCGGATGGGCGTCCCTGCATACATAGCCTCCGGGGACCGCGTGACGAAACTCGAACGGATGGGAGACTACCTCGGCATCCCCCGGGAACGGGTCTACGGCGTCGCGACCCCCTCGATGAAGGCTCGGATCGTGGAAGACCTCAAAGAACGCTACGACAAGGTTGTTATGGTCGGGGATGCCATCAACGATATCAGTGCCTTCAGGAAAGCGGATCTCGCGGTGCTCACCGAACAGCAGTCCGACCGGAAGCCCGAGATCCTCTACGCAAGTGTGGACCGGGTGATCCGGAACGTCAGTGAGGTGCCCGGTATCGTGGCGGAACTCCTCAAGGACACCACGGCGACCGGGGAAAGTGCAACAATATAA
- a CDS encoding ribose 1,5-bisphosphate isomerase codes for MVLSETAENIKKMEIRGAGRIARAAVEALADYARNLDVSDPETFKREMQRAAATLTETRPTAVSLPNAVRYVMRALDSFESVPAARDAVLARAAEFIDHSEHAVEWIAEIGARHISDGDVLLTHCNSEAALGCILEAHRQGKEIEVYATEVRPRGQGLITIRTLNDAGIRTNYIVDSAVRYFINDVDLVIVGADAIAVNGAVINKIGTAQIAHAANEARTNVIVAAETYKFAPRTILGEKIEIEERDPGEVLPREEAEKLPFVRVRNPAFDVTPAEYVDLIVTERGAIPPELAYMVIRDYLGWEIEEFR; via the coding sequence ATGGTACTGAGTGAGACGGCAGAAAACATAAAGAAGATGGAGATCCGGGGTGCCGGCAGGATCGCCCGGGCGGCGGTGGAGGCGCTGGCCGATTACGCCCGCAATCTTGACGTTTCCGACCCCGAGACCTTCAAGCGAGAGATGCAGAGAGCGGCCGCGACGCTCACCGAGACCCGCCCGACCGCCGTCTCCCTCCCAAACGCGGTCAGGTACGTGATGCGCGCTTTGGACTCTTTTGAGTCCGTGCCGGCCGCACGGGACGCGGTCCTTGCACGGGCGGCGGAGTTCATCGATCACTCGGAGCATGCGGTTGAGTGGATAGCTGAGATCGGGGCACGCCATATCTCGGACGGCGACGTCCTCCTGACCCACTGCAACTCCGAGGCAGCGCTCGGGTGTATCCTCGAGGCCCACCGGCAGGGGAAGGAGATCGAGGTCTACGCGACGGAAGTTCGCCCACGGGGCCAGGGGCTCATCACGATCAGAACCCTGAATGATGCCGGGATCCGCACAAACTATATCGTCGACTCGGCGGTCCGCTACTTCATCAACGACGTCGACCTCGTCATCGTCGGTGCCGACGCCATCGCGGTGAACGGTGCGGTGATTAACAAGATCGGGACCGCCCAGATCGCCCATGCCGCAAACGAGGCGAGAACGAACGTCATTGTTGCGGCGGAGACCTACAAGTTCGCGCCCCGGACCATCCTCGGCGAGAAGATCGAGATCGAGGAGCGGGACCCGGGGGAAGTGCTGCCCCGGGAGGAGGCTGAGAAGCTTCCGTTCGTGCGGGTCAGGAACCCGGCGTTCGACGTGACGCCCGCGGAGTACGTCGACCTGATCGTCACCGAGCGGGGGGCGATCCCGCCGGAACTTGCGTATATGGTCATCAGGGACTACCTTGGCTGGGAGATCGAGGAGTTTCGGTAA
- a CDS encoding winged helix-turn-helix transcriptional regulator, producing the protein MRVELHGKIPVFFFLALALLLLWSPAAAKIIVEPGPPELPTDVTYIDDERFVPLWHYSPLEFLTIVLLIHCPLLAMPFELVYSAGVLAFLGYQSSRRPLDHKKRSRIYACIRDHPGITPVEIARATGINRGTTGYHLSRLREAGLVSVIHQDGRVGYFRNRGYDTTEKNVYFHLRNSVRQQILTLLLDDPGITQSEIADDTGISRSAAAWHLQRLAADGLIESDRDGRTVRYALTDEALVVFGILEDAAAGGVTPWSWSGASAGSRADSAPW; encoded by the coding sequence ATGCGGGTTGAATTGCACGGGAAGATTCCCGTATTCTTCTTTCTGGCCTTGGCCCTGCTCCTCCTCTGGAGCCCAGCGGCGGCAAAGATCATCGTCGAACCGGGTCCTCCCGAGTTGCCGACCGATGTGACCTACATCGACGACGAGCGATTTGTGCCGCTCTGGCACTACTCGCCGCTGGAATTCCTCACTATCGTCCTCCTAATTCACTGCCCGCTCCTTGCAATGCCTTTTGAACTCGTTTACTCCGCCGGAGTCCTAGCGTTCCTCGGCTACCAGTCCTCGCGCCGTCCCCTAGACCATAAGAAGCGGTCTCGGATCTACGCCTGCATCCGGGACCACCCCGGGATCACGCCCGTGGAGATCGCCCGTGCCACGGGGATCAACCGCGGGACGACCGGCTACCACCTCTCCCGCCTCCGGGAGGCTGGCCTCGTCAGCGTCATACACCAAGACGGCAGGGTGGGCTACTTCCGGAACAGGGGTTACGACACAACAGAGAAGAACGTGTACTTCCACCTCCGGAACAGTGTCCGCCAGCAGATCCTCACCCTGCTTCTCGACGACCCCGGCATCACGCAGTCGGAGATAGCCGACGATACCGGTATATCCCGTTCCGCAGCCGCCTGGCACCTGCAGAGGCTCGCCGCCGACGGCCTCATCGAATCGGATCGCGACGGTCGGACGGTACGCTATGCACTCACGGATGAGGCGCTGGTGGTCTTCGGGATTCTGGAAGATGCAGCAGCCGGTGGAGTAACTCCATGGTCTTGGAGCGGAGCAAGCGCAGGGAGCCGTGCAGACTCCGCCCCTTGGTAG
- a CDS encoding ABC transporter permease, producing the protein MEFERVITIAEKEFADTLRGKKFLLIFGIYLIVAFVGAVQGIWSYTSGSSFLGIPPTILDVFQRMGATVSTFGAVLGIAAGFDLISGEREEGSLKVLLARPVFRDEIITGKVLGGAMTLALATGLSLAITLGLLLLTGHLPRLLEFWLILVFGAVSFLYLFGCFGIGLAMSAVSRRSGEALLFALAAFFLLSLAVPTAGTAVADLVVGETPEVPQIIDEKDMDIWYAYKEESQRHHDLRESIVQAAELFSPEWNYDEAMRAITKPHLYLLMRGPADGDRDAYSFDAEPDPGEILSHLWTSIVALLLVPVLFLGFAYAKFLRLDLR; encoded by the coding sequence ATGGAATTCGAACGCGTCATCACCATCGCCGAGAAGGAGTTCGCCGATACCCTGCGGGGCAAAAAGTTCCTCCTCATCTTCGGGATCTACCTCATCGTCGCGTTCGTCGGGGCGGTGCAGGGCATCTGGAGTTACACCTCAGGCTCCTCCTTCCTGGGTATCCCGCCGACGATCCTCGACGTCTTCCAGCGGATGGGGGCGACCGTCTCGACGTTCGGTGCGGTGCTCGGGATCGCCGCAGGCTTCGACCTCATCTCCGGGGAGCGGGAGGAAGGCTCCTTGAAGGTGCTCCTCGCCCGGCCGGTCTTCCGGGACGAGATCATCACCGGCAAGGTCCTCGGCGGGGCGATGACGCTGGCGCTTGCGACCGGCCTCTCCCTCGCGATCACCCTTGGTCTTCTCCTTCTGACCGGCCACCTGCCGCGCCTCCTGGAGTTCTGGCTGATCCTCGTCTTCGGTGCGGTCTCGTTCCTCTACCTCTTTGGGTGTTTCGGGATCGGTCTCGCGATGTCGGCGGTCTCCCGCCGGAGCGGGGAGGCGCTCCTCTTCGCCCTCGCCGCCTTCTTCCTCCTCTCGCTCGCCGTGCCGACCGCCGGCACCGCCGTCGCCGATCTGGTCGTCGGCGAGACCCCGGAAGTGCCGCAGATCATCGACGAGAAGGATATGGACATCTGGTATGCCTACAAGGAGGAGTCCCAGCGTCATCACGACCTGCGAGAGAGTATCGTCCAGGCGGCAGAACTCTTCTCGCCGGAGTGGAACTACGATGAGGCCATGCGGGCAATCACCAAACCTCACCTCTACCTGCTCATGCGTGGTCCCGCCGACGGTGACCGGGACGCGTACTCGTTCGATGCGGAGCCGGATCCCGGTGAGATCCTCAGTCACCTCTGGACCAGTATCGTCGCCCTCCTCCTCGTTCCGGTCCTCTTCCTCGGCTTTGCCTATGCCAAATTCCTCAGGCTTGACCTCCGGTGA
- a CDS encoding ABC transporter permease subunit — protein MTAERVFIVAQKELADHVTGWRYLVVLALFLSIALVGTYGGIESYQRDLTRYTEDLIAMETADGGPERMMPSVAPPVEGIYSSMFLTLVSYGGILALALGFDLVSKEKESRSLKSLLSHPVYRDEIINGKALGGVALLVLVVGSVLALSTAYLLVFSIVPSLDDLWMILTYAGVTLLFLVTFFSIALAFSTLCREGGSALLLALVVFILLTFLIPFVTANIGTAFMMEKPDPAAYGGDTRSEGYQADITAYLEQTRMIESIVNLLSPQMAINTLIHGVHNYQGTTLEDTLGEIWSSVAALTIYPVVFFAIAYTRFLRMDIR, from the coding sequence ATGACGGCGGAACGCGTCTTCATAGTGGCCCAAAAAGAGCTTGCCGACCATGTCACGGGCTGGCGGTACTTGGTGGTTCTCGCCTTGTTCCTGAGCATCGCCCTAGTGGGGACGTACGGCGGGATCGAGAGTTACCAGAGAGACCTGACAAGGTATACCGAAGATCTGATCGCAATGGAGACGGCGGACGGCGGACCGGAACGAATGATGCCCTCCGTCGCACCGCCGGTCGAGGGGATTTACTCCTCGATGTTTCTCACACTGGTCTCCTATGGGGGCATACTCGCTCTGGCCCTCGGGTTCGATCTGGTCTCGAAGGAGAAGGAGTCCCGGTCGCTCAAAAGCCTGCTCTCCCACCCGGTCTATCGGGACGAGATCATCAACGGCAAAGCGCTCGGGGGCGTGGCGCTGCTGGTCCTCGTCGTCGGGAGCGTGCTCGCCCTCTCCACCGCCTATCTCCTCGTCTTCTCGATCGTGCCCTCCTTGGACGATCTCTGGATGATCCTGACCTATGCCGGGGTCACCCTCCTCTTCCTCGTGACGTTCTTCTCCATCGCCCTTGCCTTCTCCACCCTCTGCCGGGAGGGCGGCAGCGCCCTGCTCCTCGCGCTGGTCGTCTTCATCCTCCTCACGTTCCTGATTCCCTTCGTCACCGCGAATATCGGCACGGCGTTCATGATGGAGAAGCCCGACCCCGCCGCATACGGAGGGGATACCAGATCGGAGGGGTACCAAGCTGATATTACGGCGTATCTCGAGCAGACAAGGATGATCGAGAGCATCGTCAACCTCCTCTCACCGCAGATGGCGATCAACACTCTCATCCATGGGGTTCACAACTATCAGGGAACGACTTTGGAAGATACGCTCGGCGAGATATGGTCGAGCGTTGCGGCCCTGACCATCTACCCCGTCGTCTTCTTCGCCATCGCGTATACGAGGTTCCTGCGGATGGATATCCGGTGA
- a CDS encoding ABC transporter permease subunit: protein MTAERIFTVAGKEFTDHLTSRKFLVILALLLMFALLGMHQGIDQYNQNLESYNQQLQAAGDSTGPGMMPDRPSILLIFMQLVSSLVAFGGMLAIATGFDLISKEKETRSLKTLLAHPIFRDEIINGKALGGAAALGVALVIAFAITLAVLLVCSIVPTADEVAGIGFLGLASFMYLLAFFALALALSVVTKESGHAMVYGLALFFALAYVLPMFGMVLGGMVAGDPPQRPEMPAWTDADGRTHISGDVAVLKAYEEECDRYDAEMKTYQNKKQFVTDTVNLFSPMMNYNAVVHTIVDPLDTPEGAASRIWGSLAALVVFPSVFFAAAYGKFMRMDIR from the coding sequence ATGACAGCAGAACGAATCTTCACCGTGGCCGGGAAGGAGTTTACCGACCACCTCACCAGCCGGAAATTCCTGGTGATCCTTGCATTGCTCCTGATGTTTGCCCTGCTCGGCATGCACCAGGGGATCGACCAGTACAACCAGAACCTCGAGTCGTATAACCAGCAACTGCAGGCAGCAGGGGACTCCACCGGACCCGGCATGATGCCCGACCGGCCGTCGATCCTCCTCATCTTCATGCAACTGGTCAGTTCCCTAGTAGCGTTCGGAGGAATGCTCGCGATCGCGACCGGGTTTGACTTGATATCAAAGGAGAAGGAGACTCGGTCGTTAAAGACGCTCCTCGCCCACCCGATCTTCCGGGACGAGATCATCAACGGCAAAGCGCTCGGCGGGGCTGCGGCTCTTGGGGTTGCGCTTGTTATCGCGTTTGCCATCACCCTCGCCGTGCTCCTCGTCTGCTCGATCGTGCCGACTGCGGACGAGGTCGCTGGCATCGGGTTCCTCGGACTTGCTTCATTCATGTACCTGCTGGCGTTCTTCGCCCTCGCTCTTGCTCTCTCGGTCGTCACAAAAGAGAGCGGGCACGCGATGGTCTATGGTCTGGCACTCTTCTTTGCCCTCGCCTACGTGCTGCCGATGTTCGGGATGGTCCTCGGGGGCATGGTCGCGGGCGACCCGCCGCAGAGACCGGAAATGCCGGCTTGGACGGACGCTGACGGGAGGACCCATATCTCAGGTGACGTAGCAGTGCTGAAAGCGTACGAGGAAGAGTGCGACCGGTACGACGCGGAGATGAAAACATACCAGAACAAGAAGCAGTTCGTCACCGATACGGTCAACCTCTTCTCACCGATGATGAATTACAATGCCGTCGTCCATACGATTGTCGATCCTTTGGATACACCCGAAGGTGCAGCAAGCCGGATCTGGGGAAGTCTCGCGGCGTTGGTCGTCTTCCCGTCGGTCTTCTTCGCTGCCGCGTATGGGAAGTTCATGCGGATGGATATCCGGTGA
- a CDS encoding ABC transporter permease encodes MTAERSLIVAAKEFSDLFTSRRFLLIFVLYLIIAMIGMAQGIERYDDALASYNKAMQAADEYRDLQELGAWWLEMPGKPSILYIFSSMIGVTATLGALLAIAAGFDLVTREKETRSLRLLLSHPVYRDEVIVGKALGGVAALGVVVGLALALITAVLLVLSIVPTGGEVVAILIFGVVSLFFLIAWFTVALATSAVTRESGNALIYTLVFFFIASSLLPVLGALAGGVVAGDPPQRPESPQEVAVDVVYVSSSTGESSVHRADSRQQAPAWNEALRDYQEVLAAYTEKKRLVTNVVTLLSPQKSYQTVADVISAPQERSLPESLGSVWAGIVGLIVFPSVFFAAAYGVFMRMDIR; translated from the coding sequence ATGACCGCAGAACGCAGCCTCATTGTCGCCGCAAAAGAGTTCTCCGATCTCTTCACGAGCCGGCGGTTTCTCCTGATCTTTGTCCTGTACCTCATTATCGCCATGATTGGTATGGCCCAAGGGATCGAGCGCTACGATGACGCCCTGGCTTCGTACAACAAAGCGATGCAGGCGGCGGACGAGTACCGGGACCTGCAGGAACTCGGGGCTTGGTGGCTTGAGATGCCGGGCAAGCCCTCGATCCTGTACATATTCAGTTCTATGATCGGAGTCACGGCGACGCTCGGCGCACTGCTTGCCATTGCAGCCGGGTTCGACCTGGTCACCCGCGAGAAAGAGACCCGGTCGTTAAGGTTGCTCCTTTCACACCCGGTCTACCGCGACGAGGTCATCGTCGGCAAAGCGCTCGGGGGCGTCGCCGCCCTGGGCGTCGTCGTGGGGCTTGCCCTTGCCCTCATCACCGCTGTCCTCCTCGTGCTCTCGATCGTCCCAACGGGGGGCGAGGTCGTCGCTATCCTGATCTTTGGGGTGGTTTCGCTCTTCTTCCTGATCGCCTGGTTTACCGTCGCTCTAGCGACCTCGGCGGTCACCCGGGAGAGCGGCAACGCACTGATCTACACCCTGGTGTTCTTCTTCATCGCTTCATCGCTCCTCCCGGTGCTCGGGGCGCTGGCTGGCGGTGTCGTCGCAGGCGATCCGCCGCAACGCCCCGAGTCGCCTCAGGAGGTCGCAGTGGACGTGGTCTACGTCTCATCCTCCACCGGTGAGTCGTCCGTTCACCGTGCCGATTCCCGACAGCAGGCTCCTGCGTGGAACGAAGCGCTGAGGGACTACCAAGAGGTACTGGCGGCGTATACCGAGAAGAAAAGACTCGTCACCAATGTGGTCACGCTTCTCTCGCCGCAGAAGAGTTACCAGACTGTGGCCGATGTCATTTCTGCACCCCAAGAGCGATCGCTTCCGGAATCCCTCGGCAGTGTCTGGGCGGGCATCGTGGGTCTGATCGTCTTCCCGTCGGTCTTCTTCGCCGCCGCGTACGGGGTGTTCATGCGGATGGACATTCGGTGA
- a CDS encoding DUF7557 family protein, producing the protein MRVAGGHSPTSGPGTREGPAGDRTTSPIQTFIRQTEAYLNRPSTTIKIDTELKGRLNVLKVHPQESYSEGIRRLVAIAVDEEPLSEETIRELSNGRLRILRPGESGESTLWMRSWRS; encoded by the coding sequence GTGCGCGTTGCCGGGGGACACTCTCCTACTTCGGGCCCCGGCACCCGGGAAGGTCCCGCAGGAGACCGCACAACATCCCCCATACAAACCTTCATCAGGCAAACCGAGGCCTACCTCAATAGGCCTAGCACCACCATCAAGATCGACACCGAACTCAAGGGACGGCTCAACGTCCTGAAGGTCCATCCCCAGGAGTCATACAGCGAGGGAATCAGGCGTCTGGTGGCTATAGCAGTCGACGAGGAGCCGCTCAGTGAAGAGACGATACGGGAACTCTCGAACGGTCGCTTGAGGATCTTAAGGCCGGGAGAGTCTGGAGAGTCTACACTCTGGATGAGGTCATGGCGGAGCTGA
- a CDS encoding type II toxin-antitoxin system RelE family toxin codes for MRIGEELASLASETDPKKHLKKLKEPDNPAFSPLRVGDHRAILSIIDDLLVIHVIAVGHRSRAYRRF; via the coding sequence GTGCGGATTGGTGAGGAACTCGCATCGCTCGCCAGCGAAACCGACCCAAAGAAGCATCTCAAGAAACTGAAGGAGCCGGACAATCCTGCGTTCTCCCCGCTCAGGGTCGGGGACCACCGGGCGATCCTCTCGATCATCGACGACCTCCTGGTGATCCATGTCATCGCGGTCGGTCACCGGAGCAGGGCTTACCGGAGGTTCTGA
- a CDS encoding type II toxin-antitoxin system death-on-curing family toxin, with protein MLRLAPTCPSPYCDDIRMNRAFIRDIDDNDHPVEIPIGWWCPRCGWLVNDITEEKIIAIHDTLIALHDRPEDRGWEGLKDPGCVETWVSLWNDYWVCQENIYRKAAWFLEVVTNGHGFWQGNKRTAYTATDVLILRANGYIFDADAEEVDRFMVTLADLDDDGNSRYTLDEVEDWIRANAKRIDIFSVPT; from the coding sequence ATGCTGCGTCTCGCCCCTACCTGCCCAAGCCCCTATTGCGACGACATCAGGATGAACCGGGCCTTCATCCGCGATATAGATGATAACGACCACCCAGTCGAGATCCCAATCGGATGGTGGTGTCCGCGATGCGGCTGGCTTGTGAATGATATCACCGAAGAGAAAATTATCGCAATCCACGACACCCTTATTGCGTTGCACGATCGGCCAGAAGACAGGGGGTGGGAGGGGCTGAAGGACCCAGGCTGTGTCGAGACTTGGGTCAGCCTCTGGAATGACTACTGGGTATGCCAGGAGAACATCTACAGGAAGGCCGCCTGGTTCCTTGAGGTAGTCACAAACGGGCATGGGTTCTGGCAGGGGAACAAACGAACCGCATACACGGCCACAGACGTACTCATACTGCGCGCAAACGGGTACATATTTGATGCAGATGCAGAAGAGGTGGACCGGTTCATGGTCACACTGGCCGACCTCGACGACGACGGCAACAGCAGGTATACCCTGGACGAGGTTGAAGACTGGATTCGCGCAAATGCAAAAAGGATAGATATCTTTTCAGTGCCGACTTAA
- a CDS encoding type II toxin-antitoxin system RelE family toxin: MRIGEELASLAGETDPKKHLKKLKEPDNPAFYSLRVGDYRAILSIIDDLLVIHVIEVSHLGRVYRRF, from the coding sequence GTGCGGATTGGTGAGGAACTCGCATCGCTCGCCGGCGAAACCGACCCGAAGAAGCATCTCAAGAAACTGAAGGAGCCGGACAACCCCGCGTTCTACTCGCTCAGGGTCGGGGACTACCGGGCGATCCTCTCGATCATCGACGACCTCCTGGTGATCCACGTCATCGAGGTCAGCCACTTGGGCAGGGTTTACCGGAGGTTCTGA
- the dapF gene encoding diaminopimelate epimerase, with amino-acid sequence MEIAFTKLQGNGNDFILIDEHDREIIPEEMKGSFAALYCDRRFGIGADGILFLQASEKADIRMRLFQPDESEAAMCGNGIRCLAKYAYDAGYVKESCSVETGAGVVPVTMRYADDEFTATITMPTPAFERSAIPAAGTGEYKENIRGFTVYAVNTGVPHAVVFAKEIGAVDIATVGPAIRNHPTFPEGANVDFVERAGDDTLRIRTFERGVEGETFSCGTGATASAAVAHHLGYVGETVRVETKGGPLVIRFGEAVTMEGPASTVFAGVIPF; translated from the coding sequence ATGGAGATCGCGTTTACCAAACTGCAGGGAAACGGCAATGACTTTATCCTGATCGACGAGCACGACCGGGAGATCATTCCCGAAGAGATGAAAGGATCATTTGCAGCACTCTACTGCGACCGCAGGTTCGGCATCGGCGCCGACGGGATCCTCTTCCTCCAGGCATCAGAGAAAGCCGATATCCGGATGCGGCTCTTCCAGCCTGACGAGAGCGAAGCGGCGATGTGCGGGAACGGCATTCGGTGTCTTGCAAAGTACGCCTACGACGCAGGCTACGTAAAGGAATCCTGCTCGGTCGAGACCGGGGCCGGGGTCGTCCCGGTCACGATGCGGTATGCGGACGACGAGTTCACCGCGACCATCACCATGCCGACACCCGCGTTCGAGCGGAGCGCTATTCCCGCCGCCGGGACCGGCGAATACAAGGAAAATATCAGGGGATTCACCGTCTATGCTGTAAACACCGGTGTTCCCCATGCCGTTGTCTTCGCGAAAGAGATCGGCGCCGTCGATATCGCCACGGTCGGTCCCGCCATCAGGAACCACCCCACCTTCCCCGAAGGCGCGAACGTCGACTTCGTTGAGAGAGCCGGCGACGACACGCTCCGGATCCGGACGTTTGAGCGCGGCGTCGAGGGCGAAACCTTCAGTTGCGGCACCGGCGCCACCGCGTCGGCGGCGGTCGCCCACCACCTCGGCTATGTCGGAGAGACTGTGCGGGTGGAGACAAAAGGGGGCCCGCTCGTCATCCGTTTCGGGGAGGCCGTCACCATGGAAGGCCCCGCCAGCACGGTCTTTGCGGGCGTTATACCCTTCTGA
- the radB gene encoding DNA repair and recombination protein RadB — MKPDRVGTGNQALDDLLGGGLERRTITQIYGEPASGKSTLCLMAAVATIRSGNSVVYIDTEGFSVERFTQIAGENAGEFANRLYLFEPIDFAQQGAMIADAEGLLRKRDDAPVGLLVMDSATALYRTELDLGREALRNLSHHMVKLLGLAKKYDIPVLITNQIFMDVERDRVSGLGGTALEHISKAIIRLEKRDSARRAMLRKHRSRPEGLSFDFVLTEDGIRRV; from the coding sequence ATGAAGCCGGACCGTGTCGGCACGGGGAATCAGGCCCTCGACGACCTTCTGGGCGGAGGGCTTGAGCGGCGGACGATCACGCAGATCTACGGGGAACCCGCGAGCGGCAAGAGCACCCTCTGCCTGATGGCGGCGGTGGCGACCATCCGGTCCGGGAACTCGGTCGTCTACATCGATACCGAGGGGTTCTCGGTGGAGCGGTTCACCCAGATTGCCGGGGAGAATGCCGGGGAGTTTGCAAACCGGCTCTACCTCTTCGAGCCGATCGATTTCGCCCAGCAGGGGGCGATGATCGCCGATGCGGAGGGGCTGCTCCGGAAGCGAGACGACGCCCCCGTGGGCCTGCTGGTGATGGACTCGGCGACCGCCCTCTACCGGACAGAACTCGACCTCGGGCGGGAGGCGCTCCGGAACCTCTCGCACCACATGGTCAAACTCCTCGGTCTTGCGAAGAAGTACGATATCCCGGTCCTGATCACCAACCAGATCTTTATGGACGTGGAGCGGGACCGGGTCTCGGGCCTTGGGGGGACGGCGCTCGAGCATATCTCAAAGGCCATAATCAGGCTCGAAAAAAGGGATAGCGCCCGGCGGGCGATGCTCCGGAAGCACCGGTCCCGGCCGGAAGGGCTCTCGTTCGATTTTGTGCTTACAGAAGACGGGATCAGAAGGGTATAA